A stretch of the Campylobacter sp. 19-13652 genome encodes the following:
- a CDS encoding NADH-quinone oxidoreductase subunit I, producing the protein MSVKITDICIACGSCIDECPVSAIVDDSDNPTGADAYYVYADKCVECVGYNDEPACASACPTDGCIVWDAPYAGQPSRDEIGADMRTGSTPVIG; encoded by the coding sequence ATGTCAGTAAAAATCACAGATATTTGCATAGCCTGTGGCTCATGCATAGATGAATGCCCAGTAAGCGCAATCGTAGACGATAGCGATAACCCAACAGGTGCAGACGCATATTATGTATATGCAGACAAATGCGTAGAGTGCGTTGGCTATAACGACGAGCCAGCCTGTGCTTCAGCCTGTCCTACCGATGGCTGTATAGTATGGGATGCTCCATATGCAGGTCAGCCATCACGCGATGAAATCGGCGCTGATATGAGAACTGGCTCAACTCCAGTAATCGGCTAA
- the ybaK gene encoding Cys-tRNA(Pro) deacylase, with translation MSKRQNIQKTNAARELDRLKIVYEMHEYEVDESDLSAVHVASVVGKDIAMVYKTIVCQSDDKYVVACLRGDLELDLKALAVAAGLKRCSLLALKDLERVTGYIRGGCSPLAMKKHFSTFIDERALKMDKILISAGVRGKQIELCVKDLALATRASFAGIAR, from the coding sequence ATGTCAAAAAGGCAAAATATACAAAAAACAAACGCTGCACGCGAGCTAGATAGGCTAAAAATCGTGTATGAAATGCACGAATATGAAGTCGATGAGAGCGATTTAAGCGCGGTGCATGTGGCTAGCGTTGTGGGCAAGGATATAGCTATGGTTTATAAAACCATCGTGTGCCAATCTGATGATAAGTATGTGGTGGCATGCTTGCGGGGGGATTTGGAGCTTGATTTAAAGGCTTTAGCTGTGGCGGCTGGTTTAAAGCGTTGTTCGCTTCTTGCTTTGAAGGATTTAGAGAGAGTTACTGGCTATATTAGGGGTGGCTGCTCGCCGCTAGCGATGAAAAAACATTTTAGCACTTTTATTGATGAGCGTGCTCTTAAAATGGATAAAATTCTAATAAGTGCTGGAGTTAGGGGTAAGCAGATAGAGCTTTGTGTAAAGGATTTGGCTCTTGCGACTAGGGCGAGCTTTGCTGGTATAGCTAGATAG